The Bradyrhizobium ottawaense genome window below encodes:
- a CDS encoding transketolase, whose amino-acid sequence METSTNALTNTPKLTDRAHNIRRNALRMGEVQGQGYIAQALDISDVLAVAYFHAMRYRPEDPSWEERDRFLLSNGHYAIALYAALIEAGIVPEEELETYGSDESRLPMSGMASYTPGMEMSGGSLGLGLSIAVGMGLGLKRKKSGARVYTLFSDGELDEGSVWEAIQSAGHYKLDNLIGIVDVNNQQADGPSTQVMAFEPLVEKLQAFGWFVQRVNGNDLNAVVAAFDAAKSHPELKPRIIVADTLMGKGVPFLEQREKSHFIRVEPHEWQLALAALEAGRQA is encoded by the coding sequence ATGGAAACCTCGACCAACGCGCTTACGAACACGCCCAAGCTGACGGACCGCGCCCACAATATTCGCCGCAATGCCCTGCGCATGGGCGAAGTTCAGGGCCAAGGCTATATCGCACAGGCGCTCGACATCTCTGACGTTCTCGCCGTCGCCTATTTCCATGCGATGCGCTACAGACCCGAAGATCCGTCCTGGGAGGAGCGAGACCGCTTTCTGCTCTCCAACGGGCATTATGCCATCGCGCTCTACGCGGCCTTGATCGAGGCGGGGATCGTCCCCGAGGAAGAACTCGAAACCTATGGCAGCGACGAGAGCCGCCTGCCGATGTCGGGCATGGCCTCCTACACACCGGGAATGGAAATGTCGGGCGGCTCGCTCGGGCTCGGACTCAGCATCGCCGTCGGCATGGGCCTGGGACTCAAACGCAAGAAATCCGGAGCGCGGGTATACACCTTATTTTCCGATGGCGAGCTTGACGAAGGCTCGGTCTGGGAGGCGATCCAGTCGGCAGGCCACTACAAGCTCGACAATCTGATCGGCATCGTCGACGTCAACAATCAGCAGGCGGACGGTCCTTCCACGCAGGTCATGGCGTTCGAGCCGCTGGTCGAGAAGCTTCAGGCCTTCGGCTGGTTCGTGCAGCGCGTCAACGGCAACGATCTCAATGCCGTGGTCGCCGCCTTCGACGCGGCCAAGTCCCATCCCGAACTCAAGCCGCGGATCATCGTCGCCGACACGCTGATGGGGAAGGGTGTTCCCTTCCTCGAGCAGCGCGAGAAGAGCCATTTCATCCGCGTCGAGCCGCACGAATGGCAGCTCGCGCTTGCCGCGCTGGAAGCCGGGAGGCAGGCATGA